The genomic region ACCGAGGTGCCGCCGCCGACGAGGTCCTCGGCACGCCGCAGCACCTCGCCGTAGACCCTCTCGACGTTCTCCGGTGCGTAGAGCCCGGCGTTGTACCGGCCCGCCTGCCCGGAGATCACGCCCGCGCTCAGCAGTTCCTTGCGCACCTCGTCGGTGGAGATGACCACCGCGTCGAAGTGCTCGGCGAGCGCCCGCGACAGCGTGGTCTTGCCGGTGCCGGGCCCGCCGCCGACGATCACCAGCTGCACCGTGGCCGCCTGAAGATGGCTGCGGGCGATCTCCAGGTGACGGCGGGCATCCTCGAGGGCCTCCTCGCGCCCCTGCACCATCCGCACACAGTCGGTCTTGGCGCGCACCCCGGCGCGGTAGGCGATGTAGAAGTGCGCCAACGACTTCGGCGCCGTATCCCCGGAGTAGCGGCGGTAGGCGTCGAGGAAGAACTCGCCGAGGTCCGCGCGGCCCAGGAACTCCAGGTCCATCGCCAGGAAGGCGGCGTCGTCGAGCACGTCGACAAACCGCAGCCGGTCGTCGAATTCCAGGCAGTCCAGGATCGCCAGCCGGTCCGGCAGGCTGAAGATGTCGCCGGCCAGCAGGTCGCCGTGACCGTCGACGATGCACTTGTCGGCGACGCGACGGTCGAACAGCGCGGCCCGGCCGGCCATGAACTGTTCGGCCAGACGCCGGATCTCGCGCACGGTGTCACGGTCCAGCGCGGTATAGCGCTCCAGCTGGTCGAGGTTCTGCAGCCACCGTTCGCGCACCGCCGTGCGGCTGCCGCAGGCGTCGACGGTGTCGCCGCGCACCGCGTCGCGGTGGAACGCCGCGACCTTGTCCGCGACGGCGTCGAGGACGGCGTGCACCGGCTTGCCGGAGGTGACCATGGTCGCCAGCCGGGTGCGGTCGGGATAGCGGCGCATCACGATCACCGGCTCCTGCGCACCGGTCTGCGGATCGGTGAACCGCCCGATCCCGAGATAGCTGTCCGGGGACAGCCGGCGGTTGAGCGCCACCTCCCGCTCGCAGGCGGCCAGCCGCAGCTCCGGGGTGCTGAAATCGAGGAAATCGGTGGTGACGCCCTTCTTGACCTTGTATGCGCGGTCGCCGACGAGCGCCACCAGACCGGTGTGCGTCTCGCAGACCTCCGGCGCAAGATCGCCCAAGCTCATGGGGCGATCATCGTCCCCGGCTGACCGGCCGGAACAGGGCCGGAAGACCCCACCATGAGGACCATTGGCCCTGGATCCTCCGCGCGCGCGAGGCGACCATCAGGGTATGGAACCCACGCCCGTCGACACCGAGGTGCTCACCAGCGCCCTGCGGGTGGCGTGCCGGGCACCGTCGCTGCACAACACCCAGCCGTGGCACTGGGTGATCGACGCCGACGCCGTCCACCTGTTCCTCGACAAGAGCCGCGTGCTGTACGCGACCGACCACTCCGGCCGCGAGGCGCTGCTCAGCTGCGGGGCGGTGCTGGACCACTTCGTCGTCGCGATGGCGGCCGCGGGCTGGAGGGCCCACATCGACCGCTACCCGAACCCGAACAACCGGCTGCACCTGGCGGCGATCACGTTTCGCCCGCTGAACTTCGTCACCGAGGGACACCGCCGCCGCGCCGACGCGATCATGGATCGGCGCACCGACCGGTTGCCGTTCGCCGCCCCCGCCGACTGGGACTCGGTGGCGGATCACCTGCGCCGCAACAACGAATCCGATCTCGTCCGGATCGACGTCGTGCCCGACGAACTGAGGCCCGAACTGGCGCAGGCCTCGAAACTGACCGAGTCGCTGCGCCTCTACGACTCCTCGTACCACGAGGAGATGCGGTGGTGGACTGCGCCGTACGGGAGCGCCGAGGGTATCCCCCGCGACCTGCTGCCGACCGCCGCCGAGAGCGAACGCGTGGAGATCGCAAGGGATTTCCCGCTCACCAGCGCAGGCCGGGACCGCAGATACGCCTACGGGCACGACCAGTCCAAGGTCGTCGTGCTGTCCACCCCGGACGACGAGCCGCTGTCGGTGCTGCGCTGCGGTGAGACGCTGTCGGCGGTGCTGCTGGACGCCACCATGGCCGGGCTGGCGACCTGCACGCTGACCCACCTGACCGAGCTGCACGCCAGCCGCGAGATCGTGGCCTCGTTGATCGGCGGCACCGTCACCGACGGGCCCGTGGTGCCGCAGGTGCTGATCCGGGTCGGCCGGGCACCCGCGATGGAGCAGACGCCGACCACGCCGCGCAGGCCGCTGAACGAGGTGGTGGAGATCCGCCGCTCGTCGGACGGGACGGTGGGCTCCCCGTCCTGAGGCCGGCCTGGGCGAATCTGCCCCGGATCCGAAGTATTGTGTGCGAACGGGGTCAACCCCGTATCGCCGTGATCAGGAGGCATCTGATGGTGAAGGTCTTCCTCGTCGACGACCACGAGGTGGTCCGGCGGGGGCTCATCGAGCTGCTTGGCGAGGATCCCGAACTCGAGGTGGTCGGTGAGGCCGGCTCGGTGAGCGAGGCGATGGCGCGGATTCCCGCGGTGCAACCCGACGTCGCCGTGCTCGACGTGCGGCTGCCCGACGGCAACGGCATCGAGCTGTGCCGCGATCTGCTGTCCCAGATGCCCGATCTGCGCTGCCTGATGCTGACGTCGTTCACCTCCGACGAGGCGATGCTCGACGCGATCCTCGCCGGCGCGAGCGGTTATGTCGTCAAGGACATCAAGGGCATGGAGCTGGCCAAGGCGATCAAGGACGTCGGCGCGGGCCGCTCCCTGCTGGACAACCGGGCGGCGGCGGCGCTGATGGCCAAGCTGCGCGGCAGCGCCGAGCAGAACGACCCGCTGGCCGGGTTGAGCGATCAGGAGCGGGTGCTGCTGGAGCTGCTCGGCGAGGGCCTGACCAACAAGCAGATCGCCGAGCGAATGTTCTTGGCGGAGAAAACCGTCAAGAACTACGTGTCCCGGCTGCTGGCCAAGCTGGGGATGGAGCGGCGCACGCAGGCGGCGGTGTTCATCTCCAAGCTGGAGGCGCAGCGCCGCGCCCAGGCCTGACGGGTGCGGCGCTTTCGGTGCCTCACCCCCGGCGCATCACCAGCACCGGCGTGTGCGCCGACTCGGCGACCGCCGCGCTGACCGAGCCGAGCAGCATGCCGACGAACCCGCCGCGGCCGCGGCTGCCCAGCACCGTCAGCTGCGCCGTCTTGGCCTGTTCCAGCAGCTGGTGGGCCGGCCGGTCCATCACCACCACGCGCCGGACCGTGACGTCCGGGTACTGCTCCTGCCACCCGGCCAGCCGTTCGGCGAGGATCTCCTCGGCCTCGCGCTCCAGGGCGATCGGCTGCACCCCGGGCACCTCGTAGTAGTTGGACCAGTCGCTCCAGGCGTGCACGGCGACCAGTTCGACGCCGCGACGCGACGCCTCGTCGAACGCCGCCGCCACCGCCGCGTCGGAGGCGGGAGACCCGTCGACACCGACGACAACCGGTGCGGTCGAATCGATTTCGGGTGCATCGGCGTGGATGACCGCGACCGGGCAGCGGGCGTGGTGCAGCAGCCCCCAGCTCACCGAGCCGAGCAGCCTGCGCTCGATGGCACCCAGGCCGCGGCAGCCCACCACCACCATGTCGGCACCCTCGGCGGCCTCCACCAGCGAGGGCACCACCACACCCGTGACCACGTCGGTGCTGATCGTGATGTCACCGGCGACGGACTTGGCCGTCTCCTGTGCCTTGTCCAGCAGTTCGCGGCCCCGCCTGGTCAGGCTGTCGAGCAGCTCCGGCGGTGTCGGCACCGGCGGCCACATCGCCACCGCGGGCACCGGGACCACGTGGACGAGTTTGAGCGGAACGTGGCGTAGCGCGGCTTCCTTGGCCGCCCAGCTCACCGCGGCCGTGGCGGCCGGTGAGCCGTCGACCGCGGCGACGATTCCGCGTTGCATTCCGCGATGTGTGGAGAACGTCATTTGTTCATACCCCCTGTTGTCA from Mycolicibacterium phlei harbors:
- a CDS encoding AAA family ATPase, coding for MSLGDLAPEVCETHTGLVALVGDRAYKVKKGVTTDFLDFSTPELRLAACEREVALNRRLSPDSYLGIGRFTDPQTGAQEPVIVMRRYPDRTRLATMVTSGKPVHAVLDAVADKVAAFHRDAVRGDTVDACGSRTAVRERWLQNLDQLERYTALDRDTVREIRRLAEQFMAGRAALFDRRVADKCIVDGHGDLLAGDIFSLPDRLAILDCLEFDDRLRFVDVLDDAAFLAMDLEFLGRADLGEFFLDAYRRYSGDTAPKSLAHFYIAYRAGVRAKTDCVRMVQGREEALEDARRHLEIARSHLQAATVQLVIVGGGPGTGKTTLSRALAEHFDAVVISTDEVRKELLSAGVISGQAGRYNAGLYAPENVERVYGEVLRRAEDLVGGGTSVILDGTWRDERHRDRVRALGDRLSTPVTELTCAAPLRETQVRIETRGETASDATPDIAAAIAATAGYGGHLIDTTRPIGETVDEARQICCAAI
- a CDS encoding Acg family FMN-binding oxidoreductase, translating into MEPTPVDTEVLTSALRVACRAPSLHNTQPWHWVIDADAVHLFLDKSRVLYATDHSGREALLSCGAVLDHFVVAMAAAGWRAHIDRYPNPNNRLHLAAITFRPLNFVTEGHRRRADAIMDRRTDRLPFAAPADWDSVADHLRRNNESDLVRIDVVPDELRPELAQASKLTESLRLYDSSYHEEMRWWTAPYGSAEGIPRDLLPTAAESERVEIARDFPLTSAGRDRRYAYGHDQSKVVVLSTPDDEPLSVLRCGETLSAVLLDATMAGLATCTLTHLTELHASREIVASLIGGTVTDGPVVPQVLIRVGRAPAMEQTPTTPRRPLNEVVEIRRSSDGTVGSPS
- the dosR gene encoding hypoxia response regulator transcription factor DosR/DevR translates to MVKVFLVDDHEVVRRGLIELLGEDPELEVVGEAGSVSEAMARIPAVQPDVAVLDVRLPDGNGIELCRDLLSQMPDLRCLMLTSFTSDEAMLDAILAGASGYVVKDIKGMELAKAIKDVGAGRSLLDNRAAAALMAKLRGSAEQNDPLAGLSDQERVLLELLGEGLTNKQIAERMFLAEKTVKNYVSRLLAKLGMERRTQAAVFISKLEAQRRAQA
- a CDS encoding universal stress protein, with the protein product MQRGIVAAVDGSPAATAAVSWAAKEAALRHVPLKLVHVVPVPAVAMWPPVPTPPELLDSLTRRGRELLDKAQETAKSVAGDITISTDVVTGVVVPSLVEAAEGADMVVVGCRGLGAIERRLLGSVSWGLLHHARCPVAVIHADAPEIDSTAPVVVGVDGSPASDAAVAAAFDEASRRGVELVAVHAWSDWSNYYEVPGVQPIALEREAEEILAERLAGWQEQYPDVTVRRVVVMDRPAHQLLEQAKTAQLTVLGSRGRGGFVGMLLGSVSAAVAESAHTPVLVMRRG